In the Bos indicus x Bos taurus breed Angus x Brahman F1 hybrid chromosome 20, Bos_hybrid_MaternalHap_v2.0, whole genome shotgun sequence genome, one interval contains:
- the EFCAB9 gene encoding EF-hand calcium-binding domain-containing protein 9, which produces MSDLGRSLLPELFSTQHSSSEAEFSVLLQVARVFGLKGSIMKLKQGSFLWYLYLDKLYCLLSVRNVKALVEYFHLLDVHHKKTLNDVLFYHFLHHVTDLTRNQITVVFNMLDWNTVGEIGFDQFYMLVCILLAQENHLEEQFIFRHSRPVFELLDLDGELKIGPDHLHMYNFLFNIKKQQLRDLYYNFDITGDRLLNYKEFKLFTIFSMDKYQESQKAEKEKKKEKAVLKKKLSQVNESQRESLLGIQPFESISNYNC; this is translated from the exons ATGTCTGACCTAGGAAGATCTTTACTACCTGAGCTTTTCTCCACCCAACATTCTAGTTCTGAGGCAGAATTCTCTGTTCTACTTCAGGTTGCCAGAGTCTTCGGCTTAAAGGGCTCCATAATGAAACTGAAGCAGGGATCGTTTCTGTGGTACCTTTACCTGGACAAACTGTACTGCTTATTATCCGTGAGGAATGTGAAGGCCTTGGTGGAGTATTTTCACCTTCTTGACGTGCACCACAAGAAAACCTTGAATG ATGTGCTGTTTTACCACTTCCTTCATCATGTGACTGACTTGACAAGGAACCAGATCACAGTTGTGTTCAACATGCTGGACTGGAACACGGTGGGCGAGATTGGTTTTGACCAGTTCTACATGCTGGTGTGCATACTGCTGGCACAAGAG AACCATTTGGAAGAGCAATTTATCTTCCGCCATTCCCGGCCTGTTTTTGAGTTGCTTGACCTGGATGGGGAGCTGAAAATTGGCCCAGACCACTTGCACATGTACAACTTtctctttaatattaaaaagcagcaactCAGAGACCTCTACTATAACTTCGACATCACAGGTGACCGC CTTCTTAATTACAAGGAATTTAAGCTGTTTACTATCTTCTCCATGGACAAGTATCAGGAGAgtcaaaaagcagagaaagagaagaagaaagagaaagctgtACTCAAAAAGAAACTGTCACAAGTGAATGAGAGCCAGAGAGAGAGTCTTCTTGGAATACAACCATTTGAAAGTATAAGTAATTACAATTGTTAA